DNA sequence from the Liolophura sinensis isolate JHLJ2023 chromosome 1, CUHK_Ljap_v2, whole genome shotgun sequence genome:
CAAAGTCTCCTTTGTAATACAGTGCTTCTGCTTTTTGAAATAAACcctaaagaaaaagaaagaaaacaaaaatatgaagaGAGAGAATTTAGGTGGGTTACTTATGTGTTTATTATAATACACCTTCCAAATTCATGCTCATATGGACTTGAAATGGGGAACTGTATTTAGCACTCCATCAACATTTAAATTAGCTTCAGATAACAGaacattacatttttgtgactgaaaatacacaaaatccCAGGATTTTATATATTTTCGCTCACATAAATGTAATGTTAATGTAAGTTAGCTTGTAAGCTAACTTAATGCTTTCATGAAAACTAAATACTGTGCTGTTTTATTCAGCATTTTTATACCAGTCAAATGATTTGACATGTAAGACGCGCATTATCATGTGTTAAAATGtagtgtacagtgtatatgaagATTACTGATTAAGCAGACACTTTTATGATGTGGTTAATGTATATACCTTGTGATAGGTCTTGTCCTCTGCAAGGGAAGCTTCGGCATCAGCTAATGACTTGGCAGTATCTCCTAGTTTCAGATAACATTTTGAGCGAGAAACCATGCAATTCTGATCGCCAGGCTGTAGGTCTAAGGCCTGATGAGTGAAAAGAGAAAAGAGAGaaattgtaaacatgtatattatagGACAGGTCTGGAATGCAGCGGAAAATTCAAGACCacagcaaaaaaagaaaactttgagCCTGGGTTGGTTTTGACttgacaaactacatgtatcacatcaAACTATTTCACTTCACATAAGTGCAACTTTCGTGACAAAGGTCCTGTCATACCACTTTCTCTTGATCTATACGTACTTTCAATGCCAAAACATTTTCCAATTGTTACAGTACTATCATTAGAAAATTTGAATGCAcccaagttgttgttgttaaccaCCGTTATATAAATGCACGCTTACCGTTGTATAGCTGTGAATGGCCTTTCTGTATTCCCCTTGTTTAAACAAGGTGTCAGCTTCTGCTTTATATATTTCAAAGGTGCCTTTTGGCCCTCCGTCAGATTCTTCATCATACATATCGGCGGCACGGTTCGGGCAAGGAGGGCAACTTTCGGCCAAAATGAACAACGCAACCTTTCTCGTCTGGAGTGATCAACTTTATGAATGACAGCTTATAAAGGGTCGCCTAGCGACCACGCACCGCTGACGTAATCACTTACACACGCGGACATGTTCGGCCAGCTGACAAACAAAACCTCAACGGAGTTGTACACATCAGACTCAGCAGTGAATGAAATCTAATTTCGTTTCAAATACCTGTTATGATCAGCGTTTAAAAAAGTCCAACTTCAGTCTTGTCTCACGTAGAAAGTTAATTTAATATAGACAAATTTTGTGTGtaaaactgtaggcctacatacaccATATAGGTAACCTGTGTTAGGGGCCTATGTTGAGTTTTGGTCATTTTTGCAAGAGAACAAGCTGTGACAGATTACTGTGCGCTAAGATTAACCGCTAATCGTATAATCAGGCTTGCTCTTGTATTTACGTCATGGGACTGAAACTTATTGTAGTAATGTATGGTCTTTCCGCTTCATATCGCGAACTCATGAGTTCccttttaaaggtggagaaaacatataaaacgaaaaagctcagatgaaagagtgcgaaaagttattcctaaatgtggtcttcaatattttttccgattttccTTAAGGGAcaaaaaagacacttgaaaataatttttgtatggcgggtatttgggaccaccttttgctatttatagtctttgtttaataatgtcataaatgaggatgtaacacaggtttaatatatattttggcattagaatttgttcttttcagctaacaaatgtattaaaccgcaatctggatcatatttatatttttataaatattatcataatgtaGGCTAAACTCATGCCTcgataaaaacaacaaatttacattcaaataaatttattagacaagcatcacatccttatttagaatattattaAACAACTATAAATACCACCATAAATTTCACATTCACAAGCCTTTTCGAGGAATTCATCTTACTAGCATAACGGAGACTACATCAGAATCAAATGCCCACTGATATCATCTTAAACCACGTAGACTGCATTGATTGACATCCTTATAATCAGAGAAATGCTTTACCCATCTTTCACTTTTAACTAAACTGTTCACGTTGATATTCaattatatatacacttgtGGAAATGGAAACAATACAAAACTGATCGCCAAATATGTGAGTGTCGTTTAttattaacaaataaatcatatatacagaAAGACAATGATAAAGGACAATATCGTTAGCAACTGACCGAACCGACGCAGAATTCCCCAACGCGGTAGGTTATCGAGAAACTTCTACCTGGAAAAAGTTGTTATTTCATGCATCAAAGAGCGCTCATAAAATAATCAGTTCAATGGATTGAGTTAAGTGTAACATTTACTGCATGTATAAAACTTACCTAACATTCAGCGGTAAAAATATTGCGATACAGCTCAAGTGATGAATCATTCCCTGTGAACggctaatggaaatcggcttCCACCATCTCGATTTGTGCGTCTGCACAAGGTCACTGAGaatcattgatttcattttatgtaTATGACACCGATATCGAATGTGCTCTACCTCAAAGCTTTTATACTTGTTTAGCTTTTAGGTTTGTCCGGTATGAAGTCGAGAGAAGCACTGTTTATGCAGAATCTTTTCCCTGTTGGGCGAGGACCATCGTCGAACACGTGACCAAGGTGGGAATCACACTGAAAAATTGAAAGTATACATCAGGTGTTGCAGTCACCTGTATGCCACTCGGACACTCCTTACAGCGTATATGCTGCTCTCTACGCTCTCTTTGCATGGCTGCTACCACTAGAGaagtttgacctttggagcctgtgcgacGCATGTAGGCTTGTGTagacttagcctcaccactCCTGTCCTCGCACCGAACCAACCAGCATTCATCAATTATTTCAAGGTGTTGATTAGaataatgttgtatatattttagATACTGAGAATGCATTTGTAAAAGCATTATTTGAATTATAGGTTGAGAtagattgtttgtgttttctgatatctCTCTCTGGCTCATAACAATGACCCAAGTGACCTCGGTGTTGTTAAAGATTTCTGTGCAAAGTTTGTTAGTGggggcagtgatgtaaagccaaTACAGAGAGCGGAACATGCGCTGAAAAGAGTATATTCCAGTTCAGCGGAAATTTCTCGACAGCGATGGTCAAAGACTTGATTTGCTTGGACcttttgattcttatttattaACGCTCATTTATCAATGTAGTCCTACTTACAAAATCACCCtgtactttatatacacatTAGGAAGCAAGACAAGTGATTTGTATCCTGGTGTCCGACCATAACTGGTGATTGCACCTGCGTCAAACCGAGAAATCCGGCAACAATGACCTTTCCTCAGTCTGATACGCTACGAGCATAATCACGTGACTCTCGTGTGATTTCCGAGGAATCAGACCATTTCTTATTGGACCTTGTCAGTCGAATGAAATAATTCCTCTATAGATAGGCCCATGGCCTCAAATCATCAAATTCATTCTAAACTTTATACTCCTTACAATTCTTTTACTCCCTTTTGACGGATGAACAAAGAAGATCAAAAACGTTTGATGTcgttatattatattaagttTTTCGTGGTCGAAATTCAATACATAATATAATGCACACATTTTCAAATGAACAATTCCACCGTGGAACTTGCTTACCTGTTTACAGAGTACCTCCACCCGCACCATTCCATGTGAGGTGTCCACTTTGCTAACCACGTTGGAACCAGAACCTCCCATTTTCATGGCTTCGTAGAATGATGGCCAACCCGAACCAGAATCGTACTTCGTTTCTGAACTATATTCAAGCAAAACATCGGTGCCCCAAGAATACCTCAGTGAATGTTATACAAACAAGTCACGCATATCCATTCAATGCcaatacatgtgcattattGTTATCTAATAATTTTGTTTCGTAAGCAGAACACCACGCGAAAGTAGTTCTTAAAACGTTTTAAATTGATACTTATGTAAGATGAAACTTAAATAATACACAGATTTGCTCTTGTTGAAACAACACAGCTCCTTCACACTgacatggggcctccgtggctcagttggttagtacgCTCGCGCAGCGTAATGGATCAAGAGCCCctttgagtccagctcatgctggtttcctctctggccgtacgcgggaaggtctgacagcaacctggggatggtcgtggtttccagCGGGctgtgcatggtttcctcctaccataatgctggccgccgtcgtataagtgaaatattcttgtgaacGGCCGTAAaacaacatcaaataaataaataaatcaaatcatacTGACAAACGTACATGTGCACAGGACATACCTGAATAGCGGTGCTCCACAGCCTGCACAGGTGTACACCCCAGCTCGATGATTGTGGTAAAACTCACTCTGTGAAGGGCTGAATCAGAAACACAGATTACACGTCAGTAAAAACTTGTACAAATTAACTGTacaattacttatttatttatttatttatttatttatttccttggtaGGCGTTTTACAGCCAACATGTATTACGGTGGGGGGAAACTGGTTTAAGGAAACCTACAGTTATCCGCAAACTGCTGTCTAACCTTGCCAGTAGGAAGAGAGCTTGAGAAAAGCctgcaaataaaatttaaaatttgctgTAGTTAGTTGCCACGCAAATTATGACGTCTAAACTGGGACTCGGAAGTCTCACCGCTTCAGTTCCCTTCTGTCTGCAGACATAATACTGTTCTGGTGTCAGCTTACGCCGCCATTCTTCAACTGTGAGTTCCAGTCTTTGCGTACCGGCATCGCACTGTTTATTGTTCCCGCTGGAAAGAACTAAGATACAACAACGGGCTGAGTTAACTTCTGTGAGTGTTTGTGTTTAGCTGTATTACTAGCAATGTTTGAATATTTCGCTACATATCACAGATGTTTACCAAAGAATAATATGTATGTGATCCAAATGCAACTTATTCGCAAAAGTGCAAGGAGACAGAATCGAGAAGTTGTTACTACTTCCTAAGGCCAGcatagagactaaaaccagcGCAGCAACGACAATGTGATCGTTTGCAAATAGCCACACGTGGCTGGTGAAATACACCTTTACCTGGTAAATAAAAGTTACCTCAggggtttttattttataacagttCGTGTAAATGTTTAGATATCAGCAGATAAACGCCCATAGCATCATCTTTCAACCAGAActacataaaaaatataatgatCTTCATTGTAATTTATAAGACGTCACTAgtttagaattattcaaaatgataTATTGTCATCACATAATTAGTACACCAGCAGGGTCCTAGTTATTGCATAAATACaatttaaaggacaagacagcacatggctaaaacatatttcaatcgaaagcaggacactcaagctttctaaaaagtatcatactttattacttTAATGAGATTtgaccgaataacatgtagaacaaaatgacaatactgcacaaatggctggtgtgagtcgaggctgccatcatatatatatatatatatatatatatatatatatatatatatatatatatatatatatattaggcaAAGTGTTTAAAAAGGTAAAGGTGGTGAATTCCACTATATAAAATGCTTCAAAAGATGTAACTATTTCTGAGATAATTAGTTCAGGTTTTGGGAGGTGATAGTGATAGTTATGTCTTAAATTTCGTAGATTAAAACTGGACATTTTAATATTAGGATGAAGTTGCTTTAGATAGCTGGGAATAAAGTTCTTTAGTGTTTTGTAAACCATTGAGACAGTTCTGAAGTTTACCCTTGCATTAAAAGGCATCCATTTCAATATATGGAAAAGAGTACAACTTGGAATTGCGAAGTTGAAGAAAAAGTTGCGATTGAGTTTATCAAACGCCTTTTCAAATCTATGAGTATGATCCCATTAAGTTTCCCATTCACAATGGCTAAACGAAGATAAATTCTTTAAGAGGTATTTGGTATAGAGAAATAAGTATCAAGTGAAATTTTCTCGTCAATGTGTTTATTAAGTCTTTCAAAATGAGGAACACATTTCTTCTTTGGGTGGCTATTAGACTCTGACCAACATCGGTGAAAAACTCATTAAAGGCTTCACTGATTGAACCGTTGAAAAGGATTTCGGAATCGGACATATCActtttagggttagggttagggttagggttagaaAGGCTTGGGTGAATCCTATAACTTCAGCCTCTAGCTTTGGtttggaaaataaaattttaagttGCTCAAGTTTTGGTAATAAATGACATATATTGAGATGAGCACGAAGGATTCCTTCAGTGGGTAAATTAAGTGACGGTGGAGCAATAGGGAGGCAGAGaggtaaaattttgtttggatTTAATGGAACGGTACTGTGGACGGCATTTCAGAAAGGATGCATATTAGGTTGGATACATTAAAGCCATCCTCAATACATGATAAAGCATAAATACAATGGATGAAGTTAACAGTCATATAGTCTGATAAACACATATAAGACAACATGttgaaataaatctgtatttaCAATACAATGGCACTTCATTACTTGCAGATATGGAGGCTGAGGAAGAATAcacattctatatatatatatatatatatgtaatacacattacatgtaccagtaacaTCACTGATTCCTGATGGGGTATAGTTACCACAGGTAAAATAGCCAAGGCAGTTATCGGCACTCTTGATAATCACTTTGCCGAAGTCCTATTCAGTCCATTCTTTGCCTTTATGCCCCAGATGATGACATTTCATACACTGAATTGGATGCTTGCGCCAGCACGAGGCTTCCAGATATCCCGGTTCACCACATTTGTAGCATCGTTCATTGTACCTCGCAGCTGACACATTCTTGGCATTTTGGTTGCGAAGTATAGGCGCATAGTGATGAATGTTCCACAGAAGTTTGGCCGTATCCTTTTGGCTTAAATGGAGGCCGTCACCTACTAGAAATTCGCTGTTCACTTTGCCACTGCGAATGCGGAACACTTTCTCATTGTCAACAAACGAAGGAATGTATTGATCCGAGAGACTGATCAGAAGATCAGAGATCTTCCTATCAGTAGGGGAAGAATCCATACGAGACAGATACAATAATCTCAATTTCTGGTATTTTCATATATGTGGTTCATCAGATCACcgtattcatttcatttgttctgaCCTGAAGAATAATTCTTTCACATCACTGCTCATCGATTTTCCCTTCACATCTTGATTTTTTGCACCTCTGAGAGTCATGGCTTGGACTCGTGGTGCAAGACCTTTTGTTCTTATACCCTGAATGATGGAACTCCCAATGAGTGGGGTGTTTGGTTCAGCCGGGTCTCCCCACCAAGTTACTGTTTGAATTCTCATAACCttgttgtggtggtggtggtgaagGGGGGGCAGCTTGGGTTTTGGGTAAAAACCACCATTTTTTGGACGACTGGTGGTCTTGCATGTATTCCCAATGATCACTGTAATATTGTGCTGTTGAGCTTTTGTTCGCCTGTGAGGAGGTTGGGTCCTTTTGTGTGTCAGCTTCTGCTTTGTTCAGTTCTCCTGCCTGATTGGCATATTTTCTTGTAACTGCCTTGACTTTCTGTAGAGTGTCTCTTAGTTCTTGGACTTGTCTGTTTAGTCTTTGGATTTCACTCTCAACGAAGGCCTTGCATTCGTAAAGCTTAGTAAAACAAAGTTTGCATGAGCAATTTTCTTCTGGTTTCGTACAGATAGCTGGAAATGCTTGCTTGTTGACACAATGATGGGTTGACAGAGGTGTTGAGGTTCAAGGGGCTGGGAGATCCGACATTGGAACTGTTTTCCTGGAGTGTGATCAAGACACTGTTGGTGTATCTCGGAGTATTTTTCACCATGGTAGAGCAGTCAGGAGTGATAGGACTCCACATCTGTTAACATCCAGTCTCATGAAGTTTTAGGTCTTTCGGGAGAAATTCCCAGAAGTTGGATCATTAGAACCATTTCAGTTAAAGGAGGAAGCATTCCTTTTCTCaatggcagccatattggaaaTTTTTGTAGTCCAGAGTCAGGCCACTTTTTCACGAAATACCAGCTGACTGGAAGTGATTTTGAACTCAGAAATGTCAGAATAGTAACATTTAGGTGTCAATAGATCTTATAGTATGAGAAGTTGAACTCTTCCAGTGCTTTGCCGTAAGATTTTAGGACTTTTGCCTAGCGTATGTGCATTGTGCATTTTACACTGGCGGCCATCATAtagttgctatcagattgcctAAGCTGTGCGTAGCCTTTACCCCTTCACTCCATGAAGCGATATACCaaaacacagaactactgcataagacatcattttcagatcgtttacaacgatttagttacatgtagccgAAGGGCAATTTCACACAGCGTTaattgtgggacaggtctgtatcatttacggaccaccacaaaCGTAAactcagttgatttacaaaggGTGTATTATTCAACGACGGTGTCACAatttatgtcagacagtagcataccgtctccaaaacatttttggtcgttcattttagcagttcatttagtcagcagtttttaaataacaaatatcagggttagtgcaaaattcattagagGTGCCGAAGgttgatgggaatgagaagGCGGCATCTCGACGAACAAAgctttaaaattaattaaatcttacgacataattttttctctgaattgattaaaactgaagaatttaaatttcgCTCTTGCGTCCTTCTCGTATACaagaaatgttttttctgttttcttttataaaataaagcCAAATTATTCAAGCCGTATCCAAGcagaggtgctttctctgacgtcagcgataactaggtcagcactgctttcatcttataAGCCACccgtacaaaattgaagcataaaatccagcgacagtcgaacgCCTTGGGCAGTCTCAGCggtgattaaatttatttcaatttgtGTCAGAAccgagcatgaatctagttgtacaacaatcctattgtaattttataaacattaaaTGTGGTCAAAATCACTAGTACAACCCCTCCGGAGGCCACGACCTGAACCAGGGATACCCCGGCCGTGTATCTGCAACTAGGCTATTTAAAtagaataaatgtaaatgatacAGTAGGTCTAAAgcatcaacagttcaagcagtggaagaaatattctgtccatttccgagaaaactatatgtataacttgggccttcatcgccgaaATCTACAACTCTTTTCTGCcacaggctactgcttagactgtTATatggaaaataccttcgacgttagggAGCtaagtaaacgtgacgtcaccttgctctgGGTAATGGAGCCGTGCTGAACTTtcactgggttgaaaaaaatctaaaaaaaaatacttaatgcGGGTTTAAGACACTTTGAATTTTGTCTTTGCCTTTCAGTGGGCATAAACCTTaatcaggtgctgtctttcactttaaaagaCAAAGCCCACACCACAGAGAACAATACCAGGGACGCCACGAatgtgtgatagatggcaaatggtcacacctaaccggtgaaattcggcatCTTGccagtttattcatttacatcAGTTAACCTGAGGGTTGTATCCTTACTACTCATGTCAATGGTTCGATATAACTTGGACTTGTGCAACTCTGTTATACAGTAGCAACAAAATCTTAGCTTACGGGCTTCACTCCAGTGGAGATATCGGCCCGACACAACACCGACGGTTCGGACAGCATTGTAGCCCCGCAATGAGATCGTCGACACAACGGTCCACGCCAGCCGCAACACAGATCCCATCAATCACCTATAGTAGCATAGTACAACAAAACCTGTAAATGAAGAGAAATTATCAGTTTTGACAGGTTACCTCTACCACGAATACCTAACATCCCATTCTGTAAGACGAATCGGAAGTTGAGGGTCACGTGACCAGCCTTTCCTGTCTAAAACGAAATGGTCCCCCAACGTTAAAccattggggaaaaggtcacttttcgTCTataagaaaaactgaaaattatacaactcgaacggatacaagatcgctgaaaGTGATTCAAAAATTGGCATTTTCCTACaacgttgggaggaccgttttcttcatcCATACCGTTTGTTgggatcacgtggtctctatcTTCCGATCGGTCTTACAGAATCCCACTATCGTTGTTCATGGAAGTCCCAACAGAAATTGCTAAATTAGATGAAAATCAAATCCAACACAACCTATTTTTACCCCTCAACTGGTTTAACATCTTCGCCTTGGTGTGTGTTGTGTAACTCGATACTGCTGAACCGTGGGCAGCATTCTCGGGATTACACAACAACGCATTCACGGCATTTGACGAGGCACGAAACAATGTTCAGCGgtattacacaacaaacaccaagacgaaggcGTTTAAGTCTATTCCACccccaaaaatgaagaaaatatggcaaaaattgcatatttcatGCGGCTATTCTGATTGGaacgtcttgaaacaaatgtttcttttttaacgTCATTGTGCctgggtgtaaaatatgaaaaatgtagAAACAGCTgtaaactgtgcgaaataacacttttataaCTGAAGGGAATTccgatagttcacctttatataaatcacgAAGCAAATCTGACAACTCACTGTATTTAATATGTAGATTTTCAACGGCCCGCAACTAACAACGGGGTAGAATactttatacatcagtgaaatcccagtatttccttcactgataaaaatgatatcttcactagatatcacttttgttattacattttgctattacactgctggagacccTGAACCATGACCCACAGTTCACCTTGTCGGAACTACTTTTGCACATGCCGTCTGCTACATTCATTGTCTCTTCATGCAGTCACTATCAAATCTTCGTGGATCGCATCAAAAGGCCTTGCACTTCCGCGCGATATACAGTTCACCAAAAAAGAGgcagaaattcttcatgtgcttaatttacgtaaatatctgtattgcattagcattaagcagCTTTGTAGAAAGTACAATTGCCTACAGgcagcgtttaaaactgtaaaaaggttttgtgagcgcGGACGTGAAGGAAATTGCAGCGCGTGtgaatagaatcagaaaaatacgacgaagatggcacattgcttattttttcacggatgcaaactgatacgcatttatatacatgtggagaaaatgtcaggatataaataacaaataaaatattgcacATTGAAGGTCTATATATTTTCTGTACCGGTAAGTGATATGTAGTAGGAGAATCTAGGCCCCATCATATGTCTTCCATAGGTTTGGAGCTTACGACACATAGCACTATAAAATAATgcatatgtaaatttttttcattgaacagCGACAAAATGTTCCGCTAACATTCGAAAATTCACaactattaatttatttgattggtgtttaaattacgtcgtaggcctactcaagaatatttcacttatatgacggcggccagcattaagctgggaggaagccgggcagagcccgagggaaagccacgaccatccgcaggatttTGCCAGACCTTCTAAAATTCGACCAAAGAGGGCACCAGTGTgggctgggcttgaactcacagcgaccgcattggtgactgTCTCCTTGGTCACGGCGCCGCGCTGGCAATTCACTTGTTACACTACGTAGTTCTGTTATTAGCTTATTTCTCTTGGCTAAGAGCTAGCATGTTGAGTTTGTATTGTGAAGATTGTGGCAGAGTGGATGTCCTTCAAGTGATGTCAAATCAATCGCGACTGTTATTCAGTTCAGTCAGTCATAACGGAGTGAGGTGTTTCACAAACTCCGTTGCAAACTCAGAGGTCTGCACGTAGTGTGGCGTTTTGCTGTAACTTCAAAATATGGGTCACACAAGTGCTTAATTACATGCTAAGGCTTAATAACCTAACTTGGATGGACATCTCAGCTTAAGTAACGTTTTTCAAGTAAATTAAAACTTACATAATCGGGCTTCACGACTGTTACTCGTCACAACAGAACTGAGTTGGCGATTTGTACCAAAACATGCACTCAACTTAAAACCGGTTAATACAAACAGTGTCAACCAATTCGTTGTGAATGTTACAATGAATGGCTCGCATGAATCAATACAACGATGGTGGATCTAACAAATCCACTAACTCGTTCCCCGTGTTTTTACAGATTTGTAAATATAGGTCCAAAATGATTAATAGCATAGTTTCGTGGTTGTTAGGCCCAGGTTATGAAAATACCAGCTGGTAGAACTGCAAC
Encoded proteins:
- the LOC135464624 gene encoding peptide methionine sulfoxide reductase MsrB-like; this translates as MGSVLRLAWTVVSTISLRGYNAVRTVGVVSGRYLHWSEALLSSGNNKQCDAGTQRLELTVEEWRRKLTPEQYYVCRQKGTEAPFTDSETKYDSGSGWPSFYEAMKMGGSGSNVVSKVDTSHGMVRVEVLCKQCDSHLGHVFDDGPRPTGKRFCINSASLDFIPDKPKS